In Helicobacter pylori, a single genomic region encodes these proteins:
- the alr gene encoding alanine racemase: MLKRASFVEVDTASLRHNFSAVKSIVPKDACVMAVVKANAYGAGAIKASEIFLQEGANYLGVATLDEALELRSHFSKTPILILGYSPNANASMLIDNDLSAMVFSLEQAEVFSQMALKSQKRLKVHLKIDTGMHRLGLEPNFKSIEIIKKIRALKGLEVEGIFTHLSNADAKIKTHAKNQMKAFNAFLEQLLDQKIEFQYRHAYNSAGILSLCNGNENRFLNLYRPGIMLYGFYPSNEMKESCPTILKNVVSLKAQIVQIRSVKKGEFIGYGEHFYTNEETLVGVLALGYADGLARALGNRIQVAINNQLAPLIGKVCMDQCFVKLNDIQAKEGDEVILFGDKSARANDASEIAALLNTIPYETISTLSKRLERVYI, translated from the coding sequence ATGTTAAAAAGGGCGAGTTTTGTAGAAGTGGATACCGCTTCTTTAAGGCATAATTTTAGCGCAGTCAAAAGCATTGTCCCTAAAGACGCTTGTGTCATGGCGGTTGTCAAGGCGAACGCTTATGGGGCGGGGGCGATCAAAGCGAGTGAAATTTTTTTACAAGAAGGGGCTAATTATTTAGGGGTAGCGACTTTAGATGAAGCTTTAGAATTGCGCTCTCATTTTTCTAAAACCCCCATTTTGATTTTAGGCTATAGCCCTAATGCTAACGCTTCCATGCTGATTGATAACGATTTGAGCGCTATGGTTTTTAGCCTTGAACAAGCGGAAGTTTTTTCTCAAATGGCTTTAAAATCTCAAAAACGCTTAAAAGTGCATCTCAAAATTGATACCGGCATGCACCGCTTGGGTCTAGAGCCTAATTTTAAAAGCATAGAAATCATTAAAAAAATCCGCGCTTTAAAGGGCTTAGAAGTGGAAGGAATATTCACGCATTTAAGCAACGCTGATGCTAAGATTAAAACCCATGCTAAAAACCAGATGAAAGCCTTTAACGCTTTTTTAGAGCAGCTTTTGGATCAAAAAATAGAGTTCCAATACCGCCATGCCTACAATTCTGCCGGCATCCTTTCTTTGTGTAACGGGAATGAAAACCGCTTCTTAAACCTTTATCGCCCAGGCATCATGCTCTATGGTTTTTACCCCTCTAATGAAATGAAAGAATCATGCCCAACCATCTTGAAAAATGTTGTCAGCCTGAAAGCGCAAATCGTTCAAATCAGAAGCGTTAAAAAAGGCGAATTTATTGGCTATGGCGAGCATTTTTACACCAATGAAGAGACTTTAGTGGGCGTTTTAGCTCTAGGGTATGCGGATGGGTTAGCGCGTGCCTTAGGCAATCGCATTCAAGTAGCGATCAATAACCAATTAGCCCCCCTGATTGGCAAGGTGTGCATGGATCAGTGCTTTGTCAAACTCAATGATATTCAAGCCAAAGAGGGCGATGAGGTCATTTTGTTTGGGGATAAAAGCGCTAGAGCTAATGACGCAAGCGAAATCGCTGCGCTTTTAAACACCATTCCTTATGAAACCATCAGCACCCTATCCAAACGCTTGGAGCGCGTCTATATTTAA
- a CDS encoding NAD(P)H-dependent oxidoreductase produces the protein MKFLDQEKRRQLLNERHSCKMFDSHYEFSSTELEEIAEIARLSPSSYNTQPWHFVMVTNKDLKKQIAAHSYFNEEMIKSASALMVVCSLRPSELLPHGHYMQNLYSESYKARVIPSFTQMLGVRFNHSMQRLESYILEQCYIAVGQICMGVSLMGLDSCIIGGFDPLKVSEVLEERINKPKIACLIALGKRVAEASQKSRKSKVDAIYLVVIKQNQKLFNYNQT, from the coding sequence ATGAAATTTTTGGATCAAGAAAAAAGAAGACAATTATTAAACGAACGCCATTCTTGCAAGATGTTTGATAGCCATTATGAGTTCTCTAGCACAGAGTTAGAAGAAATCGCTGAAATCGCCAGGCTATCGCCAAGCTCTTACAACACGCAGCCATGGCATTTTGTGATGGTTACTAATAAGGATTTAAAAAAACAAATTGCAGCACACAGCTATTTTAATGAAGAGATGATTAAAAGCGCTTCAGCGTTAATGGTGGTATGCTCTTTAAGACCCAGCGAGTTGTTACCACACGGCCATTACATGCAAAACCTTTACTCGGAGTCTTATAAGGCTAGAGTGATCCCCTCTTTTACTCAAATGCTTGGCGTGAGATTCAACCACAGCATGCAAAGATTAGAAAGCTATATTTTAGAGCAATGCTATATCGCTGTGGGGCAGATTTGCATGGGCGTGAGCTTAATGGGATTGGATAGTTGCATTATTGGAGGCTTTGATCCTTTAAAGGTGAGCGAAGTTTTAGAAGAGCGTATCAATAAGCCTAAAATCGCATGCTTGATCGCTTTGGGTAAGAGGGTGGCAGAAGCGAGCCAAAAATCAAGAAAATCAAAAGTTGATGCAATATACTTGGTTGTGATTAAACAAAATCAAAAACTTTTTAACTATAATCAAACCTAA
- a CDS encoding RidA family protein → MKEVIHSTLAPKAIGPYSQAIATNDLVFVSGQLGIDATTGEFKGADIHSQTTQSMENIKAILKEAGLGMDSVVKTTILLKSLDDFAVVNEIYGSYFKEPYPARATFQVAKLPKDALVEIEAIAIK, encoded by the coding sequence ATGAAAGAAGTCATCCATTCAACGCTAGCCCCAAAAGCGATAGGCCCTTATTCTCAAGCTATCGCTACTAACGATCTTGTTTTTGTCTCTGGGCAATTGGGCATTGATGCAACTACCGGCGAATTTAAAGGTGCGGACATTCATTCTCAAACCACGCAATCCATGGAAAATATCAAAGCGATTTTAAAAGAAGCAGGGTTAGGGATGGATAGCGTGGTTAAAACGACTATTTTATTGAAAAGTTTAGACGATTTTGCGGTGGTGAATGAAATTTATGGGAGTTATTTTAAAGAGCCTTATCCGGCTAGAGCGACCTTTCAAGTGGCTAAACTGCCTAAAGACGCTTTAGTAGAAATTGAAGCGATAGCCATTAAGTAA
- a CDS encoding nicotinamide-nucleotide amidohydrolase family protein translates to MKFKFLNMDNESGFILIEKELKRLDILAQVKEDCIELKGKNIKQARIYLKTLFNSNIVELDDHQKSANALIERLKSLDLKMAVAESCSGGLLSHAFTSISGASAVFMGGVVCYSEEVKRELLKVNATTLKVFGVYSEECVKEMLSGVFFNFKVDLALAISGVAGPNGGSKANPVGTIYIGAQKLGSQAFIDRCFFKGDRESIQNKSVEHALNMLARIL, encoded by the coding sequence ATGAAATTTAAATTTTTGAATATGGATAATGAGAGCGGTTTTATTTTGATTGAAAAAGAATTGAAACGATTAGACATTCTCGCTCAAGTCAAAGAAGATTGCATTGAATTAAAAGGCAAGAATATCAAACAAGCAAGAATCTATCTTAAAACGCTTTTTAACTCCAATATTGTGGAATTAGACGATCATCAAAAAAGCGCAAACGCTTTAATAGAGCGCTTGAAATCTTTAGATTTAAAAATGGCGGTGGCTGAAAGCTGCTCTGGGGGGTTATTATCGCATGCATTCACTTCCATTAGCGGGGCTTCAGCGGTTTTTATGGGGGGTGTTGTGTGTTATAGTGAAGAGGTTAAGCGCGAATTATTGAAAGTCAATGCCACGACTTTAAAAGTCTTTGGGGTTTATAGCGAAGAATGCGTGAAAGAAATGCTATCAGGCGTGTTTTTCAATTTTAAAGTGGATTTAGCGCTGGCGATCAGTGGGGTGGCTGGCCCTAATGGGGGGAGTAAGGCTAATCCGGTAGGCACGATTTATATTGGTGCGCAAAAGTTAGGATCTCAAGCTTTCATTGATCGTTGTTTTTTTAAAGGGGACAGAGAGAGTATTCAAAATAAAAGCGTAGAGCATGCCCTAAACATGCTCGCTAGAATACTATAA
- a CDS encoding Na+/H+ antiporter NhaC family protein — translation MGLSASSLIVPISVILMVVFTKRVALSLFVGILVSAVLMHSLHLSQLVEYIYHKITSVFYTYEPEKGLHFNLSNLYVFGFLIFLGILSQVILKSGSVQNFVKKAKKYSKNAKTPEFIAFFSGIIIFVDDYFNALTVGQISKSLNDAHNSTRERLAYIIDSTSAPVCLLVPISSWGAYIMGIMNNDSSPLLKDSFLVLVQSLSSNYYAIFALIAVFLTILWQINLPSMRKYQNIGVKDFYSEQEESSSKLAPLSLLPLSILLLIASISSLIFYTGVILKNTDASFSLFYGGLFSLIITYLLAYKFLEKGSFFKLMLDGFKSVGPAILVLTLAWAIGPVIRDDAQTGLYLAHISKGFLNSGGGAYMPLIFFLISGFIAFSTGTSWGAFAIMLPIGAGMANESDIILIVSAILSGAVYGDHTSPISDTTILSATGAGCSVQSHFITQLPYATIAMLCSAVSLGVASFMHSHLLALLIGVALLVGVFYLLKRLYGENLKT, via the coding sequence GTGGGATTGTCAGCATCAAGTCTTATTGTTCCTATTAGCGTTATTTTAATGGTGGTTTTCACTAAAAGAGTCGCGCTCTCGTTGTTTGTGGGCATTTTAGTGAGCGCTGTTTTAATGCATTCGTTACACCTTTCCCAACTCGTAGAATATATTTATCATAAAATCACTTCCGTTTTTTACACTTACGAGCCAGAAAAGGGGCTTCATTTCAATCTTTCCAACCTTTATGTTTTTGGGTTTTTAATCTTTTTAGGCATCTTAAGCCAGGTGATTTTAAAATCCGGTAGCGTGCAGAACTTTGTCAAAAAAGCTAAAAAATACTCTAAAAACGCTAAAACCCCCGAATTTATCGCTTTTTTTTCAGGCATTATTATTTTTGTAGATGATTATTTTAACGCCCTAACCGTGGGGCAAATCTCAAAATCTTTAAACGACGCTCATAACTCCACACGAGAGCGCTTGGCTTATATCATAGATTCCACTTCAGCGCCGGTGTGCTTATTAGTCCCTATTTCTAGCTGGGGGGCGTATATTATGGGGATCATGAATAACGACAGCTCACCCTTATTAAAAGATAGTTTTTTGGTGCTTGTGCAAAGCTTAAGCAGTAATTATTATGCGATTTTTGCGCTCATTGCAGTCTTTCTCACTATTTTATGGCAAATCAACCTCCCTAGCATGAGAAAGTATCAAAACATAGGCGTGAAGGATTTTTATAGCGAACAAGAAGAAAGCTCTTCAAAACTAGCCCCCTTAAGCCTGTTACCCCTTTCCATTTTATTATTGATTGCGTCCATTTCATCATTGATTTTTTATACAGGAGTGATCTTAAAAAACACTGATGCGAGTTTTTCGCTCTTTTATGGGGGGCTGTTTTCGCTCATTATCACCTATCTTTTAGCTTATAAGTTTTTAGAAAAAGGGAGTTTTTTTAAACTCATGTTGGATGGCTTTAAGAGTGTGGGGCCGGCGATATTAGTCTTAACGCTCGCTTGGGCTATTGGGCCTGTGATCAGAGACGACGCTCAAACAGGGCTTTACTTGGCCCACATCAGCAAGGGGTTTTTAAATAGTGGGGGAGGTGCGTATATGCCTTTAATCTTTTTTTTAATCTCTGGGTTTATCGCCTTTTCTACTGGAACAAGCTGGGGAGCGTTTGCAATCATGCTGCCCATTGGAGCGGGCATGGCCAATGAAAGCGATATTATTTTGATTGTTTCAGCAATCCTTTCTGGGGCGGTTTATGGCGATCACACAAGCCCCATTTCTGACACGACTATACTATCAGCTACGGGGGCAGGGTGTTCGGTGCAAAGCCATTTCATCACGCAACTCCCTTATGCGACTATTGCGATGCTTTGTAGTGCGGTGAGTTTGGGGGTGGCAAGTTTTATGCATTCCCACTTACTCGCTCTTTTAATCGGTGTGGCTTTGCTTGTGGGGGTGTTTTATCTTTTAAAAAGGTTGTATGGTGAAAATCTAAAAACTTGA
- a CDS encoding LapA family protein encodes MRFYIIFTFLFIVGFGVFVYSIDPQAYAFNLGSYSFNLPIAVWLMGVLGMFAFFSWVFLFKHNLSHKIRLYHEKRDFDKLLKQILSQDTQKTFLKTKFKSDLAKNLSQILARYDLKADLNTPSSGCEKVDNLFKHYHNIENNTLEPKDHAKHSLAYEHAYFSKRLKAFIHNDLKNAFEVLTNAQIPLELRRYAFIEIAQKGSKKEVLKALNAMQENLDKECVKSFLKAFFEKSLNTDTLKISELCKKVGYDKNDYLKLAQKAQKFLVPDQWFQFFEILSQEDDKAQKAFLFVLLELEMNDLAKEHLAVLSFEEYMLLNAYMDLKQEHKKAYKLEAFL; translated from the coding sequence ATGCGTTTTTACATTATCTTTACATTTTTATTTATTGTGGGTTTTGGTGTGTTTGTTTATAGTATTGATCCGCAAGCTTACGCCTTTAATTTAGGGAGCTACAGCTTTAATCTTCCCATTGCGGTATGGCTTATGGGCGTTTTAGGCATGTTTGCTTTTTTTTCATGGGTTTTTTTATTCAAGCACAATCTCAGCCATAAAATCCGCTTATACCACGAAAAAAGGGATTTTGACAAATTGCTCAAACAAATCCTATCCCAAGACACTCAAAAGACTTTTTTAAAAACGAAATTTAAAAGCGATCTCGCTAAAAACCTCTCCCAGATCTTAGCCCGCTATGATTTAAAAGCTGATTTAAACACGCCAAGTAGCGGGTGTGAAAAAGTGGATAACCTTTTTAAACATTACCACAATATAGAAAATAACACCCTTGAGCCTAAAGATCACGCTAAACATTCGTTAGCTTATGAGCATGCTTATTTTTCTAAACGCTTGAAAGCTTTCATTCATAACGATTTAAAAAACGCCTTTGAAGTTTTAACAAACGCGCAAATCCCCTTGGAATTACGCCGCTACGCTTTTATAGAAATCGCCCAAAAAGGCAGCAAAAAAGAGGTTTTAAAGGCTTTGAATGCGATGCAAGAGAACTTGGATAAAGAGTGCGTGAAGTCTTTTTTAAAAGCCTTTTTTGAAAAATCTTTAAACACAGACACTTTAAAGATTTCAGAGCTTTGCAAAAAGGTGGGTTATGACAAGAACGATTATTTGAAGCTTGCGCAAAAAGCGCAAAAATTTCTTGTCCCCGATCAATGGTTCCAGTTTTTTGAGATTTTAAGCCAAGAAGACGATAAGGCGCAAAAAGCCTTTTTATTCGTGTTGTTAGAATTAGAAATGAACGATCTCGCTAAGGAGCATCTAGCGGTTTTATCTTTTGAAGAATACATGCTTTTAAACGCCTACATGGATTTGAAACAAGAGCATAAAAAAGCCTATAAGTTGGAAGCGTTTTTGTAG
- a CDS encoding FAD-binding oxidoreductase — MKKEVVVIGGGIVGLSCAYSMHKLGHKVCVIEKNDGANGTSFGNAGLISAFKKAPLSCPGVVLDTLKLMLKNQAPLKFHFGLNLKLYQWILKFVKSTNAKSTHRTMALFERYGWLSIDMYHQMLKDGMDFWYKEDGLLMIYTLEESFEKKIKTCDDSGAYKILSAKETKEYMPVVNDNICGSVLLTENAHVDPGEVMHSLQEYLQNVGVEFLYNEEVIDFEFKNNLIDGVITHKEKIQAETIILATGANPTLIKKTKNDFLMMGAKGYSITFKMPEELKPKTSSLFADIFMAMTPRRDTVRVTSKLELNTDNALIDKEQIANMKKNLAAFTQPFEMKDATEWCGFRPLTPNDIPYLGYDKRYKNLIHATGLGWLGITFGPAIGKIIANLSQDGANEKNADIMLFSAFFRD, encoded by the coding sequence ATGAAAAAAGAAGTCGTGGTCATAGGCGGTGGGATTGTGGGGCTTTCTTGCGCATATTCCATGCATAAATTAGGGCATAAGGTCTGCGTGATTGAAAAAAACGATGGTGCAAACGGCACTTCTTTTGGGAATGCTGGGCTTATTTCTGCGTTTAAAAAAGCCCCACTCTCATGCCCTGGTGTGGTGTTAGACACCCTAAAGCTCATGCTCAAAAACCAAGCCCCTTTAAAATTCCATTTTGGGCTTAATTTAAAGCTTTATCAATGGATTTTAAAATTTGTAAAAAGCACGAACGCCAAATCCACGCACCGCACCATGGCGTTGTTTGAACGCTACGGGTGGCTGAGTATTGATATGTATCATCAAATGCTAAAAGACGGCATGGACTTTTGGTATAAAGAAGATGGGCTTTTAATGATCTACACTTTAGAAGAAAGTTTTGAAAAAAAGATTAAAACTTGCGATGACAGCGGTGCTTATAAAATCCTTAGTGCTAAAGAGACCAAAGAATACATGCCCGTTGTTAATGACAATATCTGCGGGAGCGTGCTTTTAACCGAAAACGCGCATGTGGATCCGGGCGAAGTGATGCACTCTTTGCAAGAATATTTGCAAAATGTTGGCGTGGAGTTCCTTTATAATGAAGAAGTGATCGATTTTGAGTTTAAAAATAATCTCATTGATGGCGTCATCACGCACAAGGAAAAAATCCAAGCAGAAACAATCATTCTGGCCACCGGGGCTAACCCCACTCTCATTAAAAAAACCAAGAACGATTTTTTAATGATGGGGGCTAAAGGCTATAGCATCACCTTTAAAATGCCTGAAGAATTAAAACCCAAAACCTCTTCTTTATTTGCGGATATTTTCATGGCAATGACCCCACGAAGAGACACTGTAAGGGTCACTTCTAAACTAGAATTAAACACCGACAACGCTCTCATTGATAAAGAGCAAATCGCTAACATGAAAAAGAATTTAGCCGCTTTCACGCAGCCTTTTGAAATGAAAGACGCCACAGAGTGGTGCGGTTTCAGGCCCTTAACCCCTAATGATATTCCTTATTTGGGCTATGACAAACGCTATAAAAACTTAATCCATGCGACAGGGCTGGGGTGGCTTGGCATCACTTTTGGCCCGGCCATTGGTAAAATCATCGCCAATTTAAGCCAAGACGGAGCGAATGAAAAAAATGCCGATATTATGCTTTTTTCTGCATTTTTTAGGGATTAA
- a CDS encoding amino acid carrier protein, whose amino-acid sequence METIDSVVRLLSNFVWGIPMQILLVGTGLFLTFYLKGLQFSKIFYAIKILFDKESQSKGDISQFSALMLSLGATVGIGSIVGVATAISIAGPGAVFWMWVTGLVGMATKYSEGILAVKYREKGVFGYNGGPMYYIKNGLNMPKLAMAFAIFTIIASIGTGNMTQSNAVSSILSEQANLPTWVSGLLLTLLTAFIVIGGIKSIGKFTSYLAPVMVLLYLIAIIYIIVSHFDLALQAIKLIFEEAFNPKPVVGGATGALMATMIKTGVARGLYSNEAGLGSSAIIAASAQTRHPVRQALVSMLQTFIVTLIVCSATASVILMAPEYNTLLPNGEKLSANLLTLKSTEYFLGSLGAVVIFLTMIFFAYSTIIGWAYYGEKCTEYAFGEKKVKYYRLIFLASVMVGAMAKIDFVWNLADLSNGLMAIPNLIALILLHKVVYSETRWYFSKHSNK is encoded by the coding sequence ATGGAAACGATTGATTCGGTGGTGCGTTTATTATCCAATTTTGTGTGGGGGATCCCCATGCAAATTTTATTAGTAGGCACCGGTTTGTTTTTAACTTTTTATCTTAAGGGTTTGCAATTCAGTAAGATCTTTTATGCGATCAAAATCCTTTTTGACAAAGAGTCCCAATCTAAAGGCGACATTTCGCAATTTTCCGCTCTCATGCTCTCTTTGGGGGCGACTGTAGGCATTGGGAGTATCGTAGGCGTAGCGACCGCTATCAGCATCGCAGGGCCAGGAGCGGTGTTTTGGATGTGGGTTACCGGGCTTGTTGGCATGGCAACTAAATATTCTGAGGGGATTTTAGCGGTGAAATACAGGGAAAAAGGGGTGTTTGGATACAACGGAGGGCCCATGTATTACATCAAAAACGGCCTTAACATGCCCAAACTCGCCATGGCGTTTGCGATTTTTACGATTATTGCGAGCATTGGTACCGGTAACATGACGCAATCCAATGCGGTTTCTTCCATTTTGAGCGAACAAGCAAACTTGCCTACTTGGGTTTCAGGCTTATTGCTCACTCTTTTAACCGCTTTCATTGTCATAGGGGGGATCAAATCCATTGGTAAATTTACTTCTTACTTAGCTCCTGTGATGGTGCTTTTATATTTGATCGCTATTATTTATATTATTGTTAGCCATTTTGATTTAGCCCTTCAAGCGATCAAACTCATTTTTGAAGAAGCCTTTAACCCTAAACCCGTTGTGGGCGGAGCGACGGGTGCGCTAATGGCGACGATGATAAAAACGGGCGTGGCTAGGGGGTTGTATTCTAATGAAGCGGGGTTAGGGAGCTCAGCCATTATTGCTGCGAGTGCTCAAACACGCCACCCGGTGCGTCAAGCCCTAGTGTCCATGCTCCAAACTTTTATTGTAACTTTAATAGTGTGTTCGGCAACAGCGAGCGTGATTTTAATGGCGCCAGAATACAACACCTTGCTCCCTAATGGGGAAAAATTAAGCGCTAATTTGCTCACTCTAAAAAGCACGGAGTATTTTCTAGGCTCGTTAGGGGCGGTGGTGATTTTTTTGACCATGATCTTTTTTGCCTACTCTACGATCATTGGTTGGGCTTATTATGGGGAAAAATGCACTGAATACGCCTTTGGTGAAAAAAAAGTGAAATATTACCGCTTGATCTTTTTAGCGAGCGTGATGGTGGGGGCTATGGCCAAAATTGATTTTGTGTGGAATTTAGCGGATCTTTCTAACGGGCTTATGGCTATCCCTAATTTGATCGCTTTGATTTTATTGCATAAAGTGGTTTATTCTGAAACTCGTTGGTATTTTAGCAAGCATTCTAACAAGTAA
- the recO gene encoding recombination protein RecO codes for MQGFLLQTQSIRDEDLIVRVLTKNQLKTLYRFYGKRHSVLNVGRKIDFEEENDDKFLPKLRNILHLGYIWEREMERLFFWQRFCALLFRHLEGVHSLDSIYFDTLDDGANKLSKQHPLRVILEMYATLLNFEGRLQSYNSCFLCDAKLERSVALAQGFVLAHPSCLKAKSLDLEKIQAFFCTQSTIDLELEEVEELWRTLNLGF; via the coding sequence ATGCAAGGGTTTCTTTTACAAACACAAAGCATAAGAGATGAAGATTTGATCGTGCGCGTTTTAACCAAAAACCAACTCAAAACCCTCTATCGTTTCTATGGCAAACGCCATAGCGTGCTGAATGTGGGGCGTAAAATTGATTTTGAAGAAGAAAACGATGATAAATTTTTACCCAAGTTAAGAAATATTTTGCATTTAGGCTATATTTGGGAAAGAGAAATGGAGCGCTTGTTTTTTTGGCAACGCTTTTGCGCCCTCTTGTTTAGGCATTTAGAGGGCGTGCATTCTTTGGATAGCATCTATTTTGACACTTTAGATGATGGGGCTAACAAACTCTCCAAACAGCACCCCTTAAGAGTGATTTTAGAAATGTATGCAACGCTTTTGAATTTTGAAGGGCGCTTGCAAAGTTACAATTCTTGTTTTTTATGCGATGCAAAATTAGAGCGTTCTGTCGCTTTAGCGCAAGGGTTTGTTTTAGCACACCCCTCTTGTTTGAAAGCTAAAAGCTTAGATTTAGAAAAAATCCAAGCTTTTTTTTGCACTCAAAGCACGATTGATTTAGAATTAGAAGAAGTGGAAGAATTATGGCGCACGCTGAATTTAGGGTTTTGA
- the rlmH gene encoding 23S rRNA (pseudouridine(1915)-N(3))-methyltransferase RlmH: MRCVVYSIAKSSPLDLVKSYQKQCKRFDCELELVDLFPKNTANAQKVSKELAQKSYSLAFEPYLNPKAKNIALHPEAQRGDSFAFSKMLENHLNINFFIAGAYGFEEKFLKDCQAWSLSEMTFSHEVAKIVLCEQIYRALSIIFKHPYHK; this comes from the coding sequence ATGCGTTGCGTGGTGTATTCTATCGCTAAAAGTTCGCCCCTAGATTTGGTGAAAAGCTATCAAAAGCAATGCAAGCGATTTGATTGCGAGTTGGAATTAGTGGATTTGTTCCCTAAAAATACCGCCAACGCTCAAAAAGTTTCTAAAGAACTCGCTCAAAAAAGCTACTCTCTAGCCTTTGAGCCGTATTTAAACCCTAAGGCAAAAAATATTGCCTTACACCCTGAAGCTCAAAGGGGCGACAGCTTTGCGTTTAGTAAAATGTTAGAAAATCATCTTAATATTAATTTTTTTATCGCTGGAGCGTATGGGTTTGAAGAAAAGTTTTTAAAGGATTGTCAAGCTTGGAGTTTGAGCGAGATGACTTTTAGCCATGAAGTGGCTAAAATTGTCTTGTGCGAGCAAATTTATAGGGCTTTGAGCATTATTTTTAAGCATCCATACCACAAATAG
- the accD gene encoding acetyl-CoA carboxylase, carboxyltransferase subunit beta produces the protein MGFADFFKNFKINKLRTAPSKEEQPSHWVKCPKCYALMYHKEVFSKYSVCLKCHYHFRMNATERIEFLCDVGSFEEFDKHLRPNDPLNFVDKESYKQRIKKYEKRTNRPSSVISGEAKINRMPLQIVVFDFSFMGGSLGSVEGEKIVRAINRAVAKKEALLIVSASGGARMQESTYSLMQMAKTSAALNRLSEAKLPFISLLSDPTYGGVSASFAFLGDLIIAEPGAMIGFAGPRVIKQTIGADLPEGFQTAEFLLEHGLIDMIVHRKDLKKTLSDLIAMMTHKTSKIF, from the coding sequence ATGGGATTTGCAGATTTCTTTAAAAATTTTAAGATCAATAAATTGCGGACAGCACCAAGTAAGGAAGAACAGCCAAGCCATTGGGTGAAATGCCCTAAATGTTATGCGTTAATGTATCATAAAGAAGTGTTTAGTAAATACAGCGTGTGTTTGAAATGCCATTACCATTTCCGCATGAACGCAACTGAAAGGATTGAATTTTTATGCGATGTGGGGAGTTTTGAAGAGTTTGACAAGCACTTACGGCCTAATGATCCTTTAAATTTCGTGGATAAAGAGAGCTATAAGCAACGCATTAAAAAATACGAAAAAAGGACTAACCGCCCAAGCTCCGTGATCAGCGGTGAGGCTAAAATTAATCGCATGCCTTTGCAGATCGTGGTGTTTGATTTTAGCTTTATGGGGGGGAGTTTAGGCTCTGTGGAAGGCGAAAAGATCGTAAGAGCGATCAATCGTGCGGTCGCTAAAAAAGAAGCGTTATTGATCGTTTCAGCGAGTGGGGGGGCTAGGATGCAAGAATCCACTTATTCGCTCATGCAAATGGCTAAAACGAGCGCGGCTTTGAACCGATTGAGTGAGGCCAAACTCCCTTTCATTTCGCTCTTAAGCGATCCCACTTATGGGGGCGTTAGTGCGTCTTTTGCTTTTTTAGGGGATCTTATTATCGCAGAGCCAGGGGCGATGATAGGTTTTGCAGGGCCTAGGGTGATTAAACAAACCATAGGGGCGGATTTGCCTGAGGGCTTTCAAACGGCGGAATTTTTATTAGAACATGGCTTGATTGATATGATTGTGCATAGGAAGGATTTGAAGAAGACTTTGAGCGATCTCATCGCTATGATGACCCATAAGACTTCAAAGATTTTTTAA